One Verrucomicrobiota bacterium genomic window, CAGAGAGCAAGGACGCCGCCACCGAAGAGCAGTAAGACATTGAGGTGGGTGCCCGTGCCGCTCTCATTGAAAAGCGCCCCGGCGTCATTCGCATACCGCCAACCACCGTAGGCCAGTGAACTGAAAAGACAGACCACGCTGAAAAGAAAGAGCCCTGCCAAGGGCCCGTAGAGAGGGGGCGGGGAGCCGGGATGAAGGGCCGCCTGCCAGGCCCGCTTCAGTGTCGTTCCCAACTCGAGCTTGCTCTTCTTCTCTCCCATAAGCGTGCCTTGTTTCAGCCTGCTCGCCTTGTCAAGAAAGCAGCCAGGACCCCTTTTCCTTCCAATCAACTTTTGATTTGAAGAATCATTCATATCAATGTTGCTTCATATCAAATGATGGAGGCCGCGATTTCTGAACAGCTGGGATGCGCCGACTTGTTGCGGGCGCTGGGGGAGGAGACGCGGCTGCTGGTCGTCAAGCACCTCTTGGAAAAGCCTCGCCATGCCAAAGACCTCCAGAGCTTGCTCGGAATCGAGCAGAGCCTCCTCTCTCACCATCTGCGCCACTTG contains:
- a CDS encoding metalloregulator ArsR/SmtB family transcription factor, coding for MMEAAISEQLGCADLLRALGEETRLLVVKHLLEKPRHAKDLQSLLGIEQSLLSHHLRHLRESGIVESERDGKSVLYRLAAGAESRRDGHALDLGCCRLSFQNTCC